A region from the Halobacillus mangrovi genome encodes:
- a CDS encoding acyltransferase family protein, with amino-acid sequence MKRDAFFDNAKLMLIFLVVFGHMIQPFTDGSRPMYTLYTWIYTFHMPAFIFLAGFFAKGSGHKDYILNLAKKLILPYLIFQLVYTGYFFFIGKDGWLSGPFYPHWSLWFLFSLFCWHILLYWFKKIPPIIGLAIAVEVGIVIGYVSDIGHNFSLSRTFVFFPFFLAGYWLTKEQVQKWRTRRLKEVSLVFMTVIAGLIAAFPEFSSGWLLGSKSYEVLGSPEMGGLFRLGVYILAGLMTISVLAWVPSKEYKFTYLGGKTLYVYLLHGFFIQFFREAGWFKVNTILDVVGLAIVSAAIVYLLSSSAIQTLTQPVIEGRTQLLKKWWQRLSEKNSTLQS; translated from the coding sequence ATGAAGCGGGACGCTTTTTTTGATAACGCCAAATTGATGCTCATATTTTTAGTGGTCTTCGGCCATATGATTCAACCGTTCACGGATGGCTCTAGACCGATGTACACCCTCTATACTTGGATTTATACTTTTCATATGCCTGCGTTTATTTTTCTGGCAGGCTTCTTTGCCAAAGGTTCGGGACATAAAGATTACATTCTGAACTTGGCTAAAAAATTGATTCTCCCATATTTGATCTTTCAACTAGTTTACACGGGATACTTTTTCTTTATAGGAAAAGATGGATGGCTAAGTGGGCCATTTTATCCTCATTGGTCATTATGGTTCTTATTTAGTTTGTTCTGTTGGCATATCCTGTTGTACTGGTTCAAGAAAATTCCTCCGATTATCGGGCTTGCAATTGCCGTAGAGGTTGGAATTGTGATCGGATATGTAAGTGATATTGGACACAATTTTAGCCTGTCACGAACATTCGTATTCTTTCCGTTCTTCCTGGCAGGGTATTGGCTAACAAAAGAACAGGTACAAAAGTGGAGAACAAGACGTTTGAAAGAAGTAAGCCTAGTATTTATGACTGTGATTGCAGGTTTAATCGCTGCCTTTCCTGAATTCAGCTCAGGATGGCTGCTTGGCTCGAAATCGTATGAAGTACTAGGAAGTCCTGAAATGGGAGGACTGTTCCGTCTTGGCGTCTATATACTAGCTGGCCTCATGACCATTAGTGTATTGGCATGGGTACCAAGCAAGGAATATAAATTCACCTATTTAGGTGGAAAAACGCTATACGTTTACCTGTTGCACGGTTTCTTTATCCAGTTTTTCAGAGAAGCTGGCTGGTTTAAAGTTAATACAATTCTTGATGTGGTCGGGTTAGCAATTGTATCGGCTGCCATCGTTTACTTGCTATCAAGCAGTGCAATTCAAACACTGACTCAGCCTGTTATTGAAGGTCGGACACAGTTACTGAAGAAATGGTGGCAAAGACTTTCTGAAAAAAATTCAACCTTACAATCATAA
- a CDS encoding GNAT family N-acetyltransferase produces the protein MNVKSMMNCSFQDAMKAWNEGFQDYTVDLTMNVERFIKMMSTKRLSPEYSVLAYDEGKPVGIILNSIQPLQGIQSAYNGGTAVHPDYRNLGVGQRLIEASLSVYEKEKVAKASLEAISTNNPAIQLYKNNGYIIKDHLDTIELDKATFKQERDLTLKLVAHEDCKKDISQYFQGMPWQNSVDFIDERELYQFSLGRQAAGYALLSRNRDRLTLFHLQAVRKDKSVYERMLRALVHQFKEYRVVAFNTPQSYEVNEVYHKHASQKLVEQVWMERS, from the coding sequence ATGAACGTCAAATCGATGATGAACTGTTCCTTTCAAGATGCCATGAAAGCCTGGAATGAGGGATTCCAAGATTACACCGTTGACCTCACTATGAATGTAGAGAGATTTATAAAAATGATGAGCACAAAACGACTTTCGCCTGAGTATTCGGTTTTAGCTTATGACGAAGGAAAACCAGTTGGTATTATACTCAACAGTATCCAGCCACTACAAGGAATCCAAAGCGCTTATAATGGAGGAACCGCTGTCCATCCTGATTACCGTAACCTGGGCGTAGGGCAAAGACTAATCGAAGCTTCGCTAAGTGTTTATGAAAAAGAGAAGGTGGCCAAAGCGAGTTTGGAAGCCATCTCTACGAACAACCCAGCGATCCAGCTTTACAAAAACAATGGGTACATAATAAAAGACCATCTAGATACCATTGAATTAGATAAAGCTACGTTTAAGCAGGAGCGCGATCTAACGTTGAAACTTGTCGCGCATGAGGACTGCAAAAAAGACATATCTCAATACTTTCAAGGAATGCCCTGGCAAAACTCGGTTGACTTTATTGATGAAAGAGAACTATATCAATTCTCGCTGGGAAGACAAGCTGCAGGCTATGCACTATTATCAAGAAATAGGGATCGGTTGACTTTATTTCATTTACAAGCCGTTAGAAAAGATAAAAGTGTATATGAACGAATGTTAAGAGCATTGGTCCATCAATTCAAAGAGTACAGAGTTGTAGCCTTCAACACACCTCAGTCATATGAAGTGAACGAAGTGTACCATAAGCATGCTTCACAGAAACTGGTCGAACAAGTATGGATGGAAAGATCCTAA
- a CDS encoding type 1 glutamine amidotransferase domain-containing protein produces the protein MSKKILMVVTNADKLEQHDTGLWLSEFVEPATEFKEAGFEVTAASMNGGRIPIDPNSYSNELPRVWDGVMEPIHDTPRLSEINPEEYDGIFFCGGHGTMVDFPDNDTIEEILRHFITENKLISSVCHGPSGFIGVTDHNDQPFVKGRKMTGFTNEEEKQTGLESVVPFSMEDRLREEGAVFETGEAFKDHVVVERNLVTGQNPQSSLSTAQVVIEQFKTAKPE, from the coding sequence ATGAGCAAAAAAATACTTATGGTAGTAACAAATGCAGATAAGCTTGAACAACACGATACAGGTCTATGGCTTTCAGAGTTCGTAGAACCGGCTACTGAGTTCAAAGAGGCTGGCTTTGAGGTGACGGCCGCCAGTATGAACGGTGGAAGAATACCGATTGATCCTAACAGCTACAGTAATGAACTGCCGAGAGTTTGGGATGGAGTTATGGAACCCATTCATGATACGCCGCGTTTATCAGAAATCAACCCAGAGGAATATGATGGGATATTCTTTTGCGGAGGGCACGGGACGATGGTGGACTTCCCAGATAACGACACGATAGAGGAGATCCTCAGACACTTTATAACAGAGAATAAGCTGATCAGTTCCGTCTGTCACGGTCCATCAGGTTTTATAGGAGTCACAGATCACAATGATCAGCCTTTTGTGAAAGGGAGAAAAATGACTGGCTTCACGAACGAGGAAGAAAAACAGACAGGTCTTGAATCCGTTGTACCTTTTTCTATGGAAGATCGACTTCGAGAAGAAGGAGCTGTATTTGAAACGGGTGAAGCGTTTAAAGATCATGTCGTTGTTGAGCGGAATCTCGTTACAGGGCAGAACCCTCAATCGAGTTTGAGTACAGCACAGGTGGTCATTGAGCAATTTAAAACCGCTAAGCCCGAGTAA
- a CDS encoding YjiH family protein: MKARDFKLSSHLRFIIPSLIGVFLFMYPIIGDDGSVTIPIAILAGWVETWLAGQLSLIMTIIITITAIGTIWVKFVGAESLNNNPFFKSLFNVPPVWVVTRVLGMIFSIMVYFQIGPEAITSENTGGLLLDSLLHVLFAVFLFAGLFLPLLLNFGLLELFGVVLTKIMRPLFKLPGRSSIDSLASWLGDGTIGVLLTSKQYEEGYYTKREAAVIGTTFSVVSITFSLVVITEVGLADMFIPFYLTVALAGFVAALIMPRIPPLSRKANTYVTEEADDDNEEVPGHHNVFTYGYAKAVEQGSKSTGVKEFFKQGGQNILDMWMGVAPIVMALGTIALVIAEFTPFFSWLGTPFIPLLELMQVPYAQEASETILVGFADMFLPALIGASIESEMTRFIIACLSVTQLIYMSEVGGLLLGSKVPVNLKDLFIIFLERTIITLPIITLVAHLLF, from the coding sequence ATGAAAGCTAGAGATTTTAAACTATCATCGCATTTAAGATTTATCATCCCATCCTTAATTGGTGTCTTCTTATTCATGTACCCAATTATAGGGGATGATGGTTCCGTTACTATCCCTATCGCCATTCTAGCCGGATGGGTAGAAACATGGTTGGCAGGTCAGCTTTCTCTGATTATGACAATCATCATTACCATCACAGCTATCGGTACGATTTGGGTTAAATTCGTTGGTGCTGAGAGTCTGAACAACAACCCATTTTTCAAATCCTTATTTAATGTTCCTCCTGTATGGGTGGTAACACGTGTCCTGGGAATGATTTTTTCTATCATGGTCTATTTCCAAATTGGACCGGAGGCAATCACCTCGGAGAATACCGGTGGATTATTGTTAGATTCGCTTCTGCATGTACTTTTTGCCGTTTTCCTTTTCGCCGGATTATTTTTACCTCTGTTGTTGAATTTCGGTTTACTCGAACTGTTCGGGGTTGTCTTGACAAAAATCATGCGTCCTCTCTTCAAGCTGCCAGGACGGTCCTCCATTGATTCCCTGGCCTCTTGGTTAGGAGACGGAACGATCGGAGTTCTATTAACGAGTAAGCAATATGAAGAAGGCTATTATACAAAACGTGAAGCAGCTGTCATTGGAACAACCTTTTCTGTTGTTTCTATTACGTTCAGTTTAGTGGTTATCACAGAAGTCGGACTAGCAGACATGTTTATTCCCTTTTATCTAACTGTGGCATTGGCTGGCTTTGTTGCTGCTTTAATTATGCCGCGAATTCCACCGCTTTCTCGAAAGGCGAACACATATGTTACCGAAGAAGCGGACGATGACAATGAAGAAGTTCCCGGTCACCACAACGTATTCACTTATGGATATGCAAAGGCTGTAGAACAAGGCAGCAAATCGACCGGAGTAAAAGAATTTTTCAAGCAAGGTGGACAAAACATTCTCGATATGTGGATGGGCGTGGCCCCAATCGTTATGGCGCTAGGTACAATAGCGCTAGTCATTGCTGAGTTCACACCATTTTTCTCATGGCTAGGCACACCGTTCATCCCACTACTTGAGCTCATGCAAGTTCCTTACGCTCAGGAAGCATCTGAAACCATTCTTGTCGGTTTTGCGGATATGTTCCTTCCGGCTCTTATCGGGGCATCCATTGAAAGTGAAATGACGCGATTTATCATCGCTTGTCTATCTGTTACTCAATTAATTTATATGTCTGAAGTCGGCGGTCTGCTTCTAGGGTCTAAAGTCCCTGTTAACTTAAAGGATTTATTTATTATCTTCCTTGAGCGTACGATTATTACGCTGCCGATTATCACGCTTGTTGCTCACCTTCTTTTTTAA
- a CDS encoding YbgA family protein translates to MNDFPVPRVVVSRCLEFGEVRYNGAVIPDKAVQRMRPYVEFIPICPEVEIGLGVPRDVIRIVEGEEKQLIQPKTGEDLTAEMKNFSKGFLSQLSDVDGFLLKNRSPTCGMHDVKVYQSEKNSQVVGKTTGLFANEILRQFGELAIEEEGRLKNFTLRHHFLTKLFTLASFRQVKKQGSMQNLQAFHSRNKYLFMAYHPGILKQMGRIIANHNHSDFSEVIEYYKERLYKLLDKPAKPTAHVNVCQHMAGYFKKELSPKEKEGFQSLLKQYTEEKVPLSAVLSVLRSWVDRFDNSYLQKQTYFEPYPLELVEISDSGKGRAYS, encoded by the coding sequence GTGAATGATTTTCCTGTTCCAAGAGTCGTAGTCAGTCGATGTTTAGAGTTTGGGGAAGTAAGATATAACGGGGCTGTGATACCTGATAAAGCCGTTCAGCGAATGCGTCCTTATGTGGAGTTCATTCCTATTTGTCCTGAAGTGGAGATCGGACTAGGTGTGCCCAGGGATGTCATACGTATTGTAGAGGGAGAAGAGAAGCAGTTAATTCAACCGAAAACAGGTGAAGACCTTACTGCGGAAATGAAGAATTTTTCAAAAGGATTCTTAAGCCAATTATCAGATGTGGACGGATTTTTATTGAAGAACCGTTCGCCCACATGTGGAATGCATGATGTAAAGGTGTACCAGAGTGAAAAGAACTCTCAAGTTGTCGGTAAGACTACTGGCCTGTTTGCTAATGAAATTCTCCGCCAATTTGGTGAACTGGCAATCGAAGAGGAAGGACGGTTAAAGAATTTCACGCTGCGTCATCATTTTCTCACGAAGTTGTTCACCTTAGCTTCTTTTAGACAAGTGAAAAAGCAGGGAAGTATGCAGAACCTGCAAGCTTTTCACTCTAGAAACAAATATCTATTCATGGCTTATCATCCAGGTATTCTGAAACAAATGGGGAGGATTATTGCCAACCATAATCATAGTGACTTCAGCGAAGTGATTGAATATTATAAAGAGCGTCTTTACAAGCTGCTGGATAAGCCAGCAAAGCCAACTGCCCATGTGAATGTCTGCCAGCATATGGCCGGTTATTTTAAGAAAGAGTTGAGCCCTAAAGAAAAAGAAGGGTTCCAATCCCTTCTTAAACAATATACTGAAGAAAAGGTTCCTTTAAGTGCTGTCCTGAGCGTGCTTCGTTCGTGGGTAGACCGATTTGATAATTCTTACTTGCAGAAGCAGACCTATTTTGAACCATATCCGCTCGAACTCGTAGAAATCTCAGACTCAGGAAAGGGCAGGGCTTATTCCTGA
- a CDS encoding fructosamine kinase family protein — MEEMIQRTLHKIQDHSAIKEVKQVSGGDINRSFYVETINHQYFMKGNEQVPSHFFRAEAQGLQLIKDTNTIKVPSVYHYDEPENGEEAMIAMDWINPGRKDVSELLGQNLAQMHQQTAQKYGYGSPTFVGTLDQPNAWTSSWVDYYRTYRLKKQMDYAKSLNRMPKIRQERLEKLLDRLEEWVPAHPEASLLHGDLWGGNWRTGEDDEPYLIDPSVLYGDHAFEIAFTELFGGFPNRFYEQYKEQFPLSDHYEDIKSLYQLFYLLVHLNMFGESYGSSVDSILKRYVG; from the coding sequence ATGGAAGAGATGATCCAGCGCACGCTTCACAAAATACAAGATCATTCTGCTATCAAAGAAGTCAAGCAAGTCAGCGGTGGAGACATTAACCGCTCTTTTTATGTAGAGACAATAAATCATCAGTATTTTATGAAAGGAAATGAACAGGTTCCTTCCCACTTCTTCCGGGCAGAAGCGCAAGGGTTGCAATTAATAAAAGATACCAACACCATAAAAGTGCCCTCTGTCTATCATTATGATGAACCGGAAAATGGCGAGGAAGCAATGATTGCTATGGATTGGATCAATCCGGGCCGCAAGGATGTCTCTGAACTACTGGGGCAAAACCTTGCACAAATGCATCAGCAAACCGCACAAAAATATGGCTACGGCTCCCCGACTTTTGTCGGCACGCTCGATCAGCCTAACGCTTGGACCTCTTCTTGGGTCGACTATTACCGTACCTATCGATTAAAAAAGCAGATGGATTATGCTAAATCCTTAAATCGCATGCCAAAAATACGCCAGGAAAGGCTCGAAAAGCTCTTAGATCGTTTGGAAGAATGGGTCCCCGCACACCCAGAGGCCTCTCTCTTGCATGGAGATTTATGGGGAGGAAACTGGAGGACAGGGGAAGATGATGAACCTTATTTAATTGATCCATCTGTTCTATATGGAGATCACGCTTTCGAAATAGCCTTCACTGAACTTTTTGGTGGATTTCCTAACAGATTTTACGAACAGTATAAAGAACAGTTTCCTCTATCCGACCACTATGAAGATATAAAATCTCTTTACCAGCTTTTTTACTTGCTCGTCCATTTAAATATGTTCGGTGAAAGTTATGGTTCCAGTGTAGACAGTATTTTAAAAAGATACGTAGGATAG
- a CDS encoding GNAT family N-acetyltransferase, translating to MFINELEVKDLHTVANWLYHMNEQDDHYVAWLASDPNEIFEQIWTLTQFKEPLAYVAWEGENIIGFLGILPFFDQKLCRLLGPFAQKEPEKVIEKLWDKVSLTVQLHFDAVKVACFESNKELVTFADRHDFELYNIEKTLAAHHSLFQPSTNKSQSIVDLHMDDMDRLSLLHPSGAYYTTEEMVRLANEEGNYLWGFQKNGDLAGYIYMETILPGHEAEICFVNVGAGERGAGIGSTLIEHALQYAFHALDLDVVTISVRTQNKEAEKLYKQFGFREINTIYAYQKQFQKASANTPFH from the coding sequence ATGTTTATAAATGAGTTGGAAGTCAAAGATTTACATACCGTTGCGAATTGGCTTTACCATATGAACGAACAGGATGACCATTATGTAGCGTGGCTTGCCTCTGACCCGAATGAGATTTTCGAACAGATATGGACGCTGACACAATTTAAAGAACCCCTTGCCTATGTCGCCTGGGAAGGAGAAAACATCATTGGATTTCTCGGCATTTTGCCATTTTTTGATCAGAAACTTTGCCGGTTGTTAGGGCCCTTTGCACAAAAAGAGCCTGAAAAAGTAATTGAAAAGTTATGGGATAAGGTCTCTTTGACTGTTCAGCTTCATTTTGATGCGGTAAAAGTGGCTTGCTTTGAGAGCAACAAAGAGCTCGTGACCTTTGCAGATCGACACGATTTCGAGCTTTATAATATCGAAAAGACACTTGCTGCTCATCATTCTCTCTTTCAGCCATCTACCAATAAAAGTCAGTCCATCGTAGACTTGCATATGGATGACATGGATCGCTTATCCTTGCTTCATCCTTCCGGGGCCTACTATACCACTGAGGAGATGGTCAGACTCGCTAATGAAGAAGGAAATTATTTATGGGGGTTTCAGAAGAACGGTGATCTTGCTGGCTATATTTATATGGAAACCATCCTGCCTGGGCATGAAGCGGAAATATGCTTTGTTAATGTAGGAGCTGGAGAGCGAGGAGCTGGAATCGGATCTACATTGATTGAACATGCTCTTCAATATGCGTTCCATGCTCTCGATTTAGACGTGGTGACTATCTCGGTACGGACTCAGAATAAAGAAGCCGAGAAATTGTATAAACAATTCGGCTTTAGAGAAATCAACACGATCTATGCGTATCAAAAGCAATTCCAAAAAGCATCAGCTAACACACCTTTTCATTAG
- a CDS encoding immune inhibitor A domain-containing protein has translation MKGNKLTALLSAGALSLSLLAPTATPDVHASSTYENWNVERYGDRIDIDGKLEKQSESEEFQKEAKQKIKQNADGVTFDSEETANSSSSDGAFTYDGGTKQFLNRDLEFKEFTLRSVGEHVEVWVANDLAFPEGDPREAHQINQEQVDKLATEFDANIYPAATEFFGSPDSLDGTDSLLEEFGYVPEGYYEGDGDNVILLIDNIKDENYNDPEYPFFVAGFFWQTLENYMDRNIVTIDSRDWDTRLENTFFGTTIHELQHLIHADNDGDETSWVNEGMSTFSEYLGGYGLDSGSINFLLDHPENSLINWDEHVDAQTGPETIADYGLVQLFTLYNYERFGKEFIRYVAKNELNSIQSYENAYKEFGFNVTFNEVYQDFSTALVVDDDQFKEGKYGFQNIDLRNLPTGDGERGFTVNFEKAKTYEKEGVPAWGTDFKEFNFTPDDKVETLSFNGQNFAQNIWESVQDPLGSENEVLWGGEGDELDNNLIFKADLTNVEEATLNFDHFVDIEESWDYGVVQVSTDDGQTWTSLSNENTRTDVVDQGYPKIKENVPGFTGHFDDYQSETFDLSEYAGQEVHISFRYLTDWGYNDAGWFIDNIEVPEIGLSFDGSTKEPFMSKAELLKEYVNYGVTFIKEKDNGGYQVIEVDPFNITHEDALDLEQTFRQGKTYMTTYYAAPQDNLNPMSFEYEVKYKHDDKKNK, from the coding sequence TTGAAAGGTAACAAATTAACCGCTTTACTATCTGCAGGCGCACTATCTTTATCACTCCTAGCCCCAACCGCTACTCCAGACGTCCACGCGAGTTCTACGTATGAAAATTGGAATGTCGAACGATACGGTGACCGAATCGACATTGATGGCAAATTAGAAAAACAATCCGAAAGCGAAGAGTTCCAGAAAGAAGCCAAACAAAAGATCAAACAAAATGCTGATGGTGTAACTTTTGACAGTGAAGAAACAGCTAACTCTTCCAGCAGCGATGGAGCCTTTACTTATGACGGAGGCACGAAACAATTCCTCAATCGGGATCTTGAATTTAAGGAGTTCACTCTAAGAAGTGTAGGAGAGCACGTAGAGGTTTGGGTTGCAAATGACCTGGCCTTCCCTGAAGGAGATCCTCGTGAAGCTCACCAAATTAACCAAGAACAGGTTGACAAGCTGGCCACTGAATTTGATGCAAATATTTATCCTGCAGCTACCGAATTCTTCGGCTCTCCTGATTCTCTAGATGGGACAGACTCCCTCCTCGAAGAATTCGGATATGTACCAGAAGGTTATTACGAAGGGGATGGTGATAACGTCATCCTTCTAATTGATAACATTAAAGATGAAAACTATAATGACCCGGAATATCCTTTCTTCGTTGCTGGTTTCTTCTGGCAGACACTTGAAAATTATATGGATCGAAACATCGTAACCATCGACTCTCGTGACTGGGATACCCGTTTAGAGAATACTTTTTTTGGTACAACCATTCATGAATTGCAGCATTTGATTCACGCTGACAACGATGGTGATGAAACATCCTGGGTAAACGAAGGAATGTCTACGTTCTCTGAGTATCTAGGCGGCTATGGACTTGATTCAGGATCAATCAACTTCTTGTTAGATCACCCGGAAAACTCCTTAATAAACTGGGATGAGCATGTGGATGCTCAAACGGGCCCAGAAACCATTGCCGATTATGGACTCGTACAATTGTTCACCCTATATAACTACGAGCGTTTTGGAAAAGAGTTCATCCGCTATGTAGCTAAAAATGAACTCAATAGTATCCAAAGTTATGAAAATGCTTATAAAGAGTTTGGATTTAATGTAACATTCAACGAAGTTTATCAGGACTTCTCAACCGCTTTGGTAGTAGATGATGATCAATTTAAAGAAGGTAAATACGGATTCCAAAACATCGACTTGCGTAATTTGCCGACTGGAGATGGAGAACGAGGTTTTACCGTAAACTTTGAAAAAGCGAAAACGTATGAAAAAGAAGGCGTGCCGGCCTGGGGAACGGACTTTAAAGAATTCAACTTCACTCCAGACGATAAAGTTGAAACCTTAAGTTTTAATGGCCAGAACTTTGCACAGAATATCTGGGAATCTGTTCAGGATCCACTTGGCTCAGAAAATGAAGTTCTCTGGGGAGGAGAAGGAGATGAGTTAGATAACAATCTTATTTTCAAAGCTGACTTGACGAATGTTGAGGAAGCCACGCTTAACTTCGACCATTTTGTTGATATTGAGGAAAGCTGGGATTATGGCGTCGTACAAGTTTCTACGGATGATGGCCAAACTTGGACTTCCCTTTCCAATGAAAATACGCGCACAGATGTCGTAGACCAGGGTTATCCAAAGATTAAAGAAAACGTTCCTGGATTTACGGGGCACTTTGATGACTACCAATCTGAAACCTTCGATCTTTCTGAGTACGCAGGACAAGAGGTTCACATCTCCTTCCGCTACCTGACAGACTGGGGTTACAACGATGCAGGCTGGTTCATTGATAACATTGAAGTTCCTGAAATCGGACTAAGCTTTGACGGTTCTACTAAAGAGCCATTCATGTCTAAAGCGGAACTGCTTAAAGAATACGTAAATTATGGAGTAACGTTCATTAAAGAAAAAGACAACGGTGGATATCAAGTGATTGAAGTTGATCCGTTCAACATTACACATGAGGACGCCCTGGACTTAGAACAAACCTTCCGTCAAGGGAAAACCTATATGACAACTTATTATGCTGCCCCTCAAGACAACTTAAATCCTATGTCTTTTGAATATGAAGTCAAATACAAACATGATGATAAGAAGAATAAATAA
- a CDS encoding ABC1 kinase family protein, whose product MGKRWKYISIYRITVIVWMSLKFLLQIFWFQKRHRIWDQTTKDKWEDMLERQAEEYRKKAVSLGGLLIKFGQFLSSRGDLLPHSFIKELEGLVDRVEPVPFSKSRETIEEDWNSPIEEFLSHIEENSVASASIGEVYKAKLKDGTPVAVKVQRYRVRDIFRMDFKALRIVFWMVDRFTKFGKKADLPALYREVVRVISNELDFTMELDNGLHFKKRFQEFPNVYIPDYYSNLSTKRVLVMEWIEGEKITDLSFIKRNEIDRERIAKTLFDLCVEQFLYSGMFHSDPHPGNLMLKADGTIVVIDFGMVGEIKNEDANSIRTMIQGFILDDYDRVIEALQEMDFLLPQADTEKVKKLMKQTTDMYLEGNFDKLDAHMMNDMLSDLQQFVKEQPIQLPADYAFLGRATSIIVGVLSTVYPQIDLIQWGRPVIKEWMSGEDSSFSIYKEVAKETARPLLSLPRALIEYLEDGDKEREWKSYHQKNQLFHQFYLFYAFLSFLLMMTGFVILYFTYLSPVIPYPWIGTTVSVVGFVGFLLCIVSHLRMIRRVHHNRRNEG is encoded by the coding sequence ATGGGTAAACGATGGAAATACATATCAATTTATCGCATTACCGTCATTGTATGGATGTCTTTAAAATTCTTGTTACAAATATTCTGGTTTCAGAAAAGGCACAGAATTTGGGATCAAACCACAAAAGATAAATGGGAGGATATGCTCGAACGCCAGGCCGAGGAGTACCGAAAAAAAGCAGTTTCTCTGGGAGGCTTGCTCATCAAGTTCGGACAGTTTTTAAGTTCGCGAGGAGACTTGCTTCCTCACTCCTTCATTAAAGAGTTAGAAGGTCTAGTCGATCGAGTAGAGCCTGTTCCTTTTTCCAAATCGAGAGAAACGATAGAAGAGGACTGGAATTCGCCAATAGAGGAATTTTTGTCCCATATCGAAGAAAATTCTGTGGCTTCTGCCTCTATAGGGGAAGTTTATAAAGCTAAGTTGAAAGATGGGACACCAGTTGCCGTAAAGGTACAGAGGTACAGAGTGAGAGATATTTTTCGGATGGACTTCAAAGCATTACGGATCGTATTTTGGATGGTCGATCGTTTTACCAAGTTCGGGAAGAAAGCAGACCTTCCAGCTTTATATCGGGAAGTGGTTCGAGTGATCAGCAATGAGCTGGATTTTACCATGGAACTCGATAATGGGCTGCATTTCAAAAAGAGATTTCAAGAATTTCCGAATGTCTATATCCCTGATTATTACTCTAATCTTTCTACGAAAAGGGTATTAGTTATGGAATGGATCGAAGGGGAAAAAATTACGGATTTATCTTTCATTAAAAGAAATGAGATTGATCGAGAACGAATAGCAAAGACATTATTTGATTTGTGTGTGGAACAATTTCTTTATTCAGGCATGTTTCATTCTGATCCTCACCCAGGAAATTTGATGTTGAAAGCAGATGGCACCATTGTCGTCATCGACTTTGGTATGGTTGGTGAGATTAAGAATGAAGATGCCAATTCAATTCGGACGATGATTCAAGGGTTTATTCTTGATGACTATGATCGTGTTATAGAAGCTCTGCAGGAAATGGACTTTCTTCTGCCTCAAGCAGATACTGAAAAAGTAAAGAAATTAATGAAGCAGACGACCGACATGTACTTGGAAGGGAACTTTGACAAGCTGGATGCGCATATGATGAATGATATGCTTAGCGATTTGCAGCAATTTGTCAAAGAACAGCCGATCCAGCTTCCGGCAGATTATGCGTTCTTAGGTCGAGCTACATCCATTATCGTTGGTGTACTAAGTACTGTCTACCCACAGATCGACCTGATCCAATGGGGCCGTCCTGTGATCAAGGAATGGATGTCAGGGGAGGACTCGAGCTTTTCTATTTATAAGGAAGTGGCAAAAGAGACAGCTCGACCTTTGCTATCGTTGCCTCGCGCTCTTATTGAGTATTTAGAAGATGGCGATAAGGAAAGAGAATGGAAAAGTTATCATCAGAAAAACCAGCTGTTTCATCAATTTTATCTTTTTTACGCTTTCTTATCTTTCCTACTGATGATGACAGGTTTTGTGATCCTATATTTCACTTATTTATCACCTGTCATTCCGTATCCGTGGATCGGAACTACTGTTTCAGTTGTTGGCTTTGTTGGATTTTTGCTTTGTATCGTCAGTCATCTCCGGATGATCAGACGAGTCCATCACAATAGGAGGAATGAAGGATGA
- a CDS encoding phasin family protein, giving the protein MNDLLKKGFYLGLGAAVSGKEKFEKMVEDMVNRKEISPSQAKSLMQSWINKGENVDIDWADQAKAKVQDRMKGLGFVSKKEYEILEARVQRLEKILDQQR; this is encoded by the coding sequence ATGAATGACTTATTGAAGAAAGGTTTTTATTTAGGTCTAGGTGCAGCCGTCAGTGGAAAGGAAAAATTCGAAAAGATGGTAGAGGACATGGTGAACCGGAAAGAAATCTCACCTTCTCAAGCAAAATCCCTCATGCAATCATGGATTAACAAAGGAGAAAATGTCGATATAGATTGGGCAGATCAAGCGAAAGCGAAAGTGCAGGACAGAATGAAAGGGCTTGGGTTTGTGTCGAAAAAAGAATACGAAATTTTGGAAGCTCGCGTACAGCGATTGGAAAAGATACTCGACCAGCAAAGGTGA